tcTTATGGAGAGAGCTCCATGTTAAATCCTTTATTGTGGAAATCGAAAATAAGCTTGGCCCTTGGTTGATTTTGCCTTCTTATCTGCTTTACGCTTCTTTGTCAGGCCAATACGTCTGCCATTGAATGATACACCTTTTCAGCTTTGTCAAGATGtaacaaaaaattttgtttcctttttttcttttgacataTCTTGATTATTTTGTAAAACCAAAAAAGTCTAGTTATCAAGTGCTGTAGCAAATTAGATGAGATTCCCTGATATAAAACACATATTTGGCTAAGCTGGTTTTAGTGTCAGTACAACCTAACTGTGTATGTTATGTTGTTGCATAGAgcagtgaagtttttatttgtcTCTGCTGTTTGTTAGTCTCTAAATTGGACTCTTAGTGTAGGTATCCACTTCTTGGTATTATAAAAAGGAAAACTTCCATTTGTACTGCAAGTCTGATGTTTGTTTTATTCCGggcatttaaattcattttttggcaTAGTATGGGAGCAATTTGCTGACTATTTAGTTTCCAGAAGATGTTCCATGGCTCATTTGGATTATTGTACCAAACAGATGAcctttttttaaccttttttaaggggggggggggggaagaggGGAGGGGGTTGCCGGTGGATTTTTGCATACTGGATCTAGTTTTGGCCCATTTACTTAGAAGTGACAGTGGATGtactttttctgttttctctttaCCAGGATGAAAGCTCGTGAAGGTCTGCTAAAATGCAAGGAGCTGGGTCTTTCCAAGACTGAGATGAAGAAGCTCTTGCCTATAGTAGATGCTAGTTCATCTGATTCAGGTTTTAACTTTTTCCATTCCCAACATTCCTCTATGTGCCTGTACATATTCATGTTATATAGACCTGTAATTTCTTTAGATTGGTAAGCATCATATGTATCTTTCCCATGGAGATTTTGTGCACTTGGGAGTGCTAAATTGTGTACTTAACATGTCCATCCTAATTTTCCCATTTGGATTCTTATGTAACCGGTAGTCATTTCTCATGTTTCAGGAGCTTTTGATGGTGTACTTGAGCTTTTAGTTCGAGCCGGTAGAAGTCTTCCTGAGGCTATAATGATGATGATTCCTGAGGCCTGGCAGAATGACAAGAATATGGATCCTCAGCGAAAGGCCTTGTATGAGTATTTCTCAGCCCTTATGGAACCATGGGATGGGCCTGCACTCATATCGTGTACGTGTTAAGAAGGATCCGAATTTTGGACTTGATGTAGTTAAATAGGATTATATTCTTTGCCCTTACATCAAGTTTCTTGCAGTTACTGATGGTCGCTACCTTGGAGCAACACTGGATCGGAATGGGTTGCGTCCTGGTCGCTTTTATCTCACTCACAGTGGCCGGGTGATTATGGCTAGTGAAGTTGGAGTGGTAGATATCCCACCTGAAGATGTATCTAGGAAAGGAAGACTTAATCCAGGCATGATGCTTCTGGTAGATTTTGAGAAGCATGTTGTTGTAGATGATGAGGCATTGAAGCAGCAGTATTCGCTTGCAAGGCCTTATGGGGAGTGGCTGAAGAGGCAAAAGATAGAACTAAAAGACATAGTAGAATCTGTTCATGAATCTCAAAGGGTCTCTCCAGCTATAGCAGGAGTTGTGCCTGTGAGAATCCTTTGCTGTTGCTGACAttattttcaagaatttcattaccaacttcttgttttatgattctGGTTTATGTTTTGCAACTTTTAGGCATCAAAAGATGATGATAGCATGGAAAACATGGGCATTCATGGGTTATTGGCACCTTTGAAGGCTTTTGGGTATGCATCTATCTTTGTCATGCAGATGCTTGGACTAGGCTAGGCCTTTCCATTTCTGTGGGCTTTGGatttaatttcatgttttgtttgCAGTTATACCGTTGAAGCTCTGGAGATGCTACTACTTCCAATGGCAAAAGATGGTATTGAGGCGCTTGGTTCAATGGGAAATGATGCTCCCTTGGCGGTGATGTCTAATCGAGAGAAACTCACCTTTGAATACTTCAAGCAGATGTTTGCTCAAGTTACAAACCCGCCTATTGATCCCATCAGGGAGAAGATTGTTACTTCCATGGAATGCATGATAGGTCCAGAAGGTGATCTGACAGAAACCACAGAAGAACAATGTCACCGCCTCTCGCTGAAAGGGCCTTTGTTGTCCATTGAAGAAATGGAAGCAATCAAGAAGATGGACTACAGAGGCTGGCGCAGCAAGGTCATAGATATCACCTATTCTGTTGGCCATGGTAGGAAGGGCTTGGAGGAGACCCTAGACCGGATATGCTCAGAAGCACATGATGCAATTAAAGAGGGTTATACAGCACTTGTACTTTCCGACAGAGGTACCACCAGTTTCTACTCCTTCCTCCATCTCACTTCATATTGTTATTTGGTGGTAAAAATCCACTAATTTTTCATTCTGTGATCTTTGTAGCCTTCTCACCAAAGCGTGTTGCTGTAAGCTCTTTATTGGCTGTCGGAGCTGTTCATCATCATCTGGTGAAAAGGCTTGAGAGAACACGAGTTGCACTGATTGTTGAATCCGCTGAGCCTCGTGAAGTGCATCACTTCTGTACTCTGGTGGGATTTGGTGCAGATGCAACCTGCCCTTATTTAGCTATAGAGGCAATTTGGAGACTACAGGTAGATGGGAAGATTCCACCCAAGCCAACTGGTCAGTTCCATTCCAAGGACGAGCTCGTTAAAAAATACTTCAATGCAAGTAACTATGGCATGATGAAGGTTCTTGCTAAAATGGGAATATCAACTTTGGCATCTTACAAGGGTGCCCAAATATTTGAGGCAGTTGGCCTTTCATCTGAAGTCATGGAGAGGTGCTTTACTGGGACTCCAAGCAGGGTTGAAGGTGCAACTTTTGAAGCACTTGCAAATGATGCTCTTGAGTTGCATGAGCTGGCATTTCCATCAAGGGTCTTACCTGCTGGCAGCGCTGAGGCTGTAGCCCTCCCTAATCCTGGTGATTATCACTGGAGGAAAGGTGGTGAAATTCACCTGAATGATCCTCTTGCTATAGCAAAGCTTCAGGAAGCTGCCAGATCTAATAGTGTGGCTGCTTACAAGGAATATTCGAGACGGATACAAGAATTGAACAAGAGCTGCAATTTGAGGGGGCTTTTGAAATTTAAAGACGAAGTGATGGGGGTTCCTTTGGAAGAAGTTGAACCAGCCAGTGAGATTGTAAAACGATTTTGTACCGGAGCAATGAGTTATGGATCAATATCACTGGAAGCACACTCAACCCTTGCTATTGCTATGAACAAAATTGGGGGAAAGTCAAACACAGGTACGTAGCTGATGCTTCTCTGAACATtgcaactctctctctctctctctctccatctCTGTGAAGGCACTGAAGTTGGTGTGATCTAAATGAAAGTTTAACGAGGGATGAGTGTCTTTTTACAAAAACATTTTAATGCATACATAACTTTCCTTTTTTTGGGGGGGACAGGTGAGGGGGGTGAGCAACCATCTCGCATGGATCCTCTGCCAGATGGTTCAATGAATCCAAAGAGGAGTGCAATTAAGCAGGTTGCAAGTGGAAGATTTGGTGTTTCAAGTTATTACCTCACAAATGCTGATGAGTTGCAAATAAAAATGGCTCAGGTACAGCTCCATCCATTTCAAGAAATGTCATGCGATGCTGTCCAACTGTTCATGTTCTTTTATACCTTTTGTTCCCTGTGCCCCCACAGTGCATAGGCTCTTGTTCTTTATGAATTTATGTTCATAGGCAGATGATGCCCTATCTTCAAAGCACCTGTTGGTGTTTTTGCATCTTTTAATTGATATCTGCATTTGGATGTGGTGAGAGTAAAAGTGATCTAAAACATGCTTAATTCTGAAAAGACAGGTTTATAATCAATGTTTGGTTTCCTTGATTGCAGGGAGCAAAGCCGGGAGAAGGTGGCGAACTTCCTGGTCACAAGGTTATTGGTGACATTGCCGTGACTAGAAACTCTACTGCTGGAGTGGGGCTGATAAGCCCTCCACCCCATCATGACATATATTCAATTGAAGATCTTGCTCAACTAATTCATGACTTGAAGGTATATCCCCAAGTTTCATGGTAATTTTGCTCGTGTGATTAGTTAATTTAGTTCTGGAGCATAGACTCTACTTGAAGGTAATAAGTATACCCGTTTCATTAGACGTGATTTTGCCTGATGTTTTTCTACAATTTGCAGAATGCAAATCCTGGTGCACGTATAAGTGTGAAGTTAGTTTCTGAAGCTGGTGTTGGGGTAATTGCTAGTGGTGTCGTAAAGGGTCACGCTGATCATGTCTTGATCTCGGGTCATGATGGAGGTACTGGGGCCTCAAGGTGGACTGGCATCAAGAGTGCAGGGCTCCCATGGGAACTTGGTCTGGCGGAGACCCACCAAACCTTAGTTGCGAATGACCTTCGTGGCCGAACTGTTCTTCAGACTGATGGCCAGCTGAAAACTGGAAGAGATGTTGCAATTGCTGCACTTCTTGGTGCCGAGGAGTTTGGTTTTAGCACTGCTCCCCTCATCACTCTTGGCTGCATTATGATGCGGAAGTGCCACAAAAACACTTGTCCAGTGGGGATCGCCACCCAAGATCCAGTTCTTCGAGAAAAGTTTGCTGGGGAACCAGAACATGTCATAAACTTTTTCTTTATGCTAGCAGAGGAAGTCAGGGAAATCATGTCTCAGCTCGGATTTCGAACGCTTAATGAAATGGTTGGTCGCTCAGATATGCTTGAACTCAATGAAGACTTGGTCAAGAACAATGAAAAGCTCAAGAACATTGATCTCTCTTTATTGCTTAGACCTGCTGCTGACATCCGGCCAGATGCTGCACAGTACTGCATACAGAAACAGGATCATAGTTTGGACATGGCTATGGATAACAAATTAATAGATCTGTCCAAAGCGggaattgaaaaatgtgttccgGTATATGTCGAAACTGGAATTTGCAACACAAATCGGGCTGTTGGAACCATGCTTAGCCATGAAGTAACAAAGCGCCACAGCATGGTGGGACTTCCAGCTGATACAATTCACATCAAATTCAATGGTAGTGCTGGCCAGAGTTTTGGTGCTTTTGTTTGCCCTGGCATCACATTGGAGCTGGAAGGTGACAGCAATGATTATGTGGGTAAGGGACTATCTGGTGGCAAGATCATTGTGTATCCTCCTAGAGAAAGCAGGTTTGATGCAAAGGAAAATATTGTTATTGGAAATGTGGCTTTATACGGGGCTACTGGTGGTGAAGCTTACTTTAATGGGATGGCTGCGGAAAGGTTTTGTGTGCGAAACTCAGGTGCCAAAGCAGTTGTGGAAGGTGTTGGTGATCATGGATGTGAATATATGACTGGTGGAACTGTTGTTGTGCTGGGGAAAACTGGAAGAAACTTTGCTGCTGGCATGAGTGGAGGAATTGCTTTTGTGCTTGATATGGATTCTAAGTTCCAATCTCATTGCAACTCTGAGTTGGTGGATCTTGATAAAGTAGAAAACGAAGATGATATTCTGACTCTGAAAATGATGATACAACAACATCAGCGCCACACCAACAGCAAGCTAGCGAAGGAGGTTCTTTCAAATTTCGATGATCTTTTGCCTAAATTTATCAAGGTCTTCCCTAGAGACTATAAACGGGTTCTTGCAAGCATGAAAGAAAAGGAGACTGCCAACATTGCTGCTGAAAGAACTGCAAGAGAAATTGAGGAGCAAGAAGAGGCAGAGTTGATGGGGAAAGATGCTTTTGAAGAGCTTAAAAAGTTTTCAGCTGGATCCTTGAACAAAAAAGCCAATCAGGTAAACTTTTCTGGGTAAATTACTTTTTGGGAATGATATTTGACCACCCCAATAAAGTTCTTGTGTAGTctgattttttaagaaaaacgacAAGCATGTATAGAAGGCAAAGTACATAGTAAGGTTCTACAAGAAGCTTTTTGTAGAGGGAAAATATCATTTCCCACAGCTTAAGCAGCGTGTTATATGTTTGTAATTTTTCTGGAGATTTCTATGGTTAGTATTTCAGTAATTCCATCATCTGAAGAATTTAAGTAAAAGAAACTTATTCTACATATAGCTTTTACTCAATCAACACCAacaattcacaaaaaatatcTTTAACAGTGGAAACTTTTAATTACACGCCTACCGTAATCTAGTAAATTGAACTTGATAAAACCTGTGTTTAATTACCTAAGCAGGTGAAGATTGCATTTAGTTATTGGTCATCTGAGTTGAACTTGAGTTGCtcctttttttaaattattcttttctctttctggTTTTAATAGAAGTCTATAAAGCAAcattatcttgaaatttctCATGAGTTCTCATCATTAACAGGTAGAAAGGGTCATTTCAGTTAAGAGGCCTACATGTGTGGCTGATGCTGAGAAGAATGGAGGTTTTGTTCGATACGAGAGAGAGGGTATTTCATATAGGGATCCCAACAAGCGGATCTACGATTGGAAAGAAGTTATGGAAGAACTGAAACCTGGTCCACTTCTTACAACACAGTCTGCTCGCTGTATGGACTGTGGCACTCCTTTTTGTCATCAGGTAACACTTCCCTTTACAGAACCTGGTACTgatatttactttttgtttttcctaTGCTGATTCATTCACTTATCAATCTTTTTAATCATGTATGTCTTTGAAAATAATATAGGAGAACTCTGGATGTCCCCTTGGGAATAAGATACCTGAATTCAATGAGTTAGTATACCAGAATAGATGGCGGGAAGCATTAGATAGGCTTCTTGAGACCAACAATTTTCCGGAGTTTACTGGCCGAGTCTGCCCTGCGCCTTGTGAAGGGTCTTGTGTGCTTGGTATTATCGAGAATCCAGTCTCCATCAAAAGCATTGAGTGCACTATCATTGACAAAGCCTTTGAGGAGGGATGGATGGTACCAAGGCCTCCACAAATGAGAACTGGGTATGCTCTTAAACTCTTTTATCTTCTGGGAAATTTGGCTTCTTCCACTAGTAGAGAAGTGCTTTTCGGTGTAGTTCAATTTTGCCGCGTGATAATAATTATTCTTGCTCTTACAGGAAGAGAGTTGCTGTTGTTGGAAGTGGACCTGCTGGCTTAGCTGCTGCTGATCAGTTAAATAGGATGGGTCATGCTGTTACTGTGTTTGAGCGTGCTGATCGAATTGGTGGTCTTATGATGTATGGGGTGCCCAACATGAAGGCTGATAAAGTTGATGTTGTCCAGAGAAGGGTTGATCTTATGGAAAAGGAAGGTATCAACTTTGTGGTTAATGCCAATGTAGGCAAAGATCCCTCATTCTCCCTAGACCGACTTCGTGAGGAACATGATGCAATTGTTTTGGCTGTTGGAGCCACAAAGCCCAGGTGAGTAGATGTAAATGGTAGATGAAATTCACTGGATCCCTTAACTAtgtttaatggtaaaaacttgtTATTGATAATGCAGGGACCTTCCTGTTCCTGGACGTGAGCTTTCTGGAGTGCATTTTGCCATGGAATTTCTTCATGCTAAtacgaagagtttgcttgacaGCAATCTTGAGGATGGCAATTTCATTTCAGCTAAGGGCAAGAAGGTAGTGGTTATTGGTGGAGGTGATACTGGTACTGACTGCATAGGTACCTCTATTCGACATGGTTGCAGTGGTCTTATAAATCTAGAACTTCTTCCTCAGCCTCCACAATCTAGGGCCCCAAACAACCCTTGGCCACAGGTTTGACCAATTTTTGCCTTCATTTTATTGTTGATCTCATAATTATCTAGCTGGTTTCTTGCAATTGTGTGCATATCTTACTCTCTATCAGCTTAAGAAATTTATAGTTTCCTGAGATATGTGCTTTATTTGGTTCCATTATTTGTTgtaattatttcttttgtttgttaatgtttttcttctctctctgtTCCTGGTTGACAGTGGCCTCGGGTATTTCGCATAGACTATGGACACCAGGAAGCTGCTGCCAAGTTTGGCAAAGATCCAAGGTCCTACGAGGTATTAACCAAGCGGTTTGTGGGAGATGAGAATGGAGTGGTTAAAGGACTAGAGATTGTACGAGTCCAGTGGGAGAAGGATCCTAGTGGGAAGTTCCAATTTAAGGAAGTGGAAGGCTCAGAGGAGATGATTGAGGCTGATCTAGTTTTGTTAGCAATGGGCTTCCTTGGTCCTGAATCGGTTAGTACTGTGGAATTCTGATTTGTAAAACATGTTTTTATGTTATTGGCATTGCAATGGGGTGGTAAAACTAGTTTTGATGTCTTTGACTTGCCCaactgatttcttttgttctcctCGCTAGACCATAGCGGACAAACTTGGATTGGAGAAAGACAATAGATCGAACTTGAAAGCAGACTATGGGCGCTTCTCAACGAGTGTGGAAGGTGTATTTGCAGCTGGGGACTGTCGGCGTGGCCAGTCTCTGGTTGTATGGGCCATCTCCGAAGGCAGGCAAGCAGCTGCACAGGTGGACAAGTATCTCATGGAAGACACAACAGGCCTTCCTATTGATGGCAGAAGGCAAGAGGATTTTGTCAAGAGAGAACAAGATAGCAACAGACAGACGGTAAGGACATAGACTTAGAAGCCGCAATTACTACTAGCGTCTGAACGCAGGCGTGTACTGTAATTACTGTATGTGCAAGACACCATTTTTATTTGGTCGTCTGCTCGTGGTGCGCGGAGGATCATCAAGGAAATAAGCTGCAAAGAGGCTTGTCATCATGTGTCAGATACCAAAAGTCCGAGTGGAAGCATGACAATTTTTGGTGGGGTTGGTGTTAGCTTTTGTGTTAATGATGCCAATGTAAGCTTCTTTCTCTGTTCTTCATATTCTGTTTGTGTTAATTAAGTTTTCAACTCTGTATTTGGCCGAAGGGTGGCCGTGGCTCACTATGTGTGCTAGTATCAGCAAAAATAATGTACAGTTTAAACGATTTATTTGCGACCCAAATAAATGCATGGGGAGTCCTAGTGATTGTTTACTCTTCTACTTACATAAAACTCGCTCGGCCTGTACGGCCAACGGGTGAACCCACCATCATAGGATCGAGTTAGGTTACTTAATTAAATCGTTTCAATAGCAAATCTATTGACCACCCAGCAGACGGACGAATcggtgaattgaaaaaaaaaataaaattgctgGTTAAACCGTAAAcgtaaaaattttattatttttataatttaagatatattattatattatgtaatgaagctaatATCAACGTGATGTTGGAGTTTGACTCTTGATCCAATGACTCGATCAGCTCTTCAGGTCAATATTTGGGTTGAATTTAAtaattatgttttttttttagataaatTAGAGCGGATtgtggttgtggttatagttgcGGTTCTCACTCTCGAGTAAAGGTGTCAAAATGAGTGATTGGAGTGGATTTGAAAAGATAGATGGGTCCATTCATTTATATTCATCCGATAGATGGGTATTGATACattaaattattcatttataacttaattaaaattttacttTAAGTGATCCGGATCATATCACATAttctaaaatttaaatttaaatgtataattatttgTAAATGGGAATAAATGGATGAATCGAGTCAATCCATTATCCATCAATTAAATGAATTTAATTAGGTATCCATTTAGATTCATTCAAAATTTATTGCACCTAAATTCACTTATTAACGAGTGAGTCAATAATATAATTAGATTGTTGTTGATACTTTTACTCTAGAGACCTTCAATATGAATATTCTTAAACAATAGAGCATAGGAATAGGAAGGACAACGAATGGTCCTCTTCAGTTCGATGTGTACTCGAGTGGATCTTTGTTATGGACATTTTGTTCACTTATTCGGTTTTGGTATCTTCTTTCTTCAGCCCGCGCATTTGATTGGTTAAGTGTGCTTTGGGTAAATAGCTGTACTGGCACACATACATGTGGTTTATGCCGAGTCTTTGAATTTGGTACCCGCGGAAGACAAGAGGAGAATGAGAAGTTAAAATCTGTCTATAAATAAAGTGTGAGCAGAAAGTTTGGCGTGGAAAATTTGTGTTGTGATTTGTTATTCTAAATGTATTCTTTCAAAATTTATCATGATATATACTCACATCTTTATCCCTACCAAATTGCCATAATTGCTCCCGCACCCTTCCCATGTTAGGCCTTTACTATTTAATAGCCTACTAATCAACAAAAGCACCAATAAcctcttttatttggaaaaaaaaaaaaaaggaatcacTCCCATCTATAAGcctaataaaattttcaataatcatcaacaaattattctttttcttttactaaCATTTTTTAATATGCACACGCATAATGTGTGCCTTTTCATTtaattatatacacacacacatatatatatatgtgtgtgtgtgtgtgtgtatcacataatataatataattatatataatattaaattGATAATATGATATTTTTTATGATAAGATAATATAATTTTACTTAAcgataattttattatattaatgTGAAAAATGTTTTGAAGGATTTTTTCTAATACGAAAGATGGAGAAATGGACTCATAAGATCATTCCAAACTTATTTCTGGTGGGCCATGCCTCTGGGCTTCATGGCACGAAAAACCCCTTTTAGTCCACCGGCTTGGGGCGGCTAGCCAGACGTGGCAAAATCGCCGCCCTGCCAAAACCAACACCATCCCCGACCGAATTAGTTAAATTGAATGGGCGGGCGGATGGCTTTTCTCCGTTATCCTCTTTTGGTAATAGAAGGGTAGGGAAATCAAGAAGAAGacttaaaaggaaaaaagtggTGGCACAGACACAGGATGGCGAGGAATCCAGGCCGTCTGTTGGCATCAATCATCATCCAGCAGTCGAATCCTAAATTGGGCATACGGTGGCCCTACGCCGTGTCCGAGTTCAACTCACCCACTCGACTCATTCACTCCTCCACTCCCTACCACCACCTATCCCAACCTCAACAACATCAAAACCATCCGACCAAGCACCAAGAAGAAGAAGCTCCGGCATCAGGGACTCAGCAAAAGCTTCAGAACCAAAACGACAAAGACAACGATCAGGTTGATGACGATGATGAGGTGGACGTGAATAAAGAGACCGGTGAGGTTGGAGGTCCCCGAGGTCCCGAGCCCACCCGCTATGGCGATTGGGAACGAAAAGGTCGCTGCTCCGACTTTTGagcctttttcccttttttttttttttttgcccttttaatCTGGAATGGCTGTCTTGAATATTCCTTTTtcctgttctttttttttaattttttttttaaaaaattttccccATCCTGTTTGTGTTGTAGGCGTCTGAATAAAGAATATAAGATGTTATTGATATGGAATCCTGTTTTATGACCTGTGTGAACACCTcctgttatttatttatttatttttgaatcTTTCTTCGTGATGCTATATATGGCCTTAATTGAAATCAGCAACCTTGCAATAGACCTGAGATTTTCAATCAAGATCAAAACATACATGCTCTTTAATCGGTGTTTTTGAGATATGTATTCGAGTGTGATAATCTGGTAATGAGAAATTGTCGCATTGAATTGGTCATATTGAATTTTTCTTAGtcaaattttctcttgtttgttgATAACGAGTCtaatacaaaataaaataattggTCTTGCTTGAGCAGTTTTTTGTCGGGGGGTAAACAGGGTGTTT
This portion of the Coffea arabica cultivar ET-39 chromosome 2e, Coffea Arabica ET-39 HiFi, whole genome shotgun sequence genome encodes:
- the LOC113729945 gene encoding glutamate synthase [NADH], amyloplastic-like isoform X2 — its product is MILDARLDTLGELIHSRFSTNTFPSWDRAQPMRVLGHNGEINTLRGNVNWMKAREGLLKCKELGLSKTEMKKLLPIVDASSSDSGAFDGVLELLVRAGRSLPEAIMMMIPEAWQNDKNMDPQRKALYEYFSALMEPWDGPALISFTDGRYLGATLDRNGLRPGRFYLTHSGRVIMASEVGVVDIPPEDVSRKGRLNPGMMLLVDFEKHVVVDDEALKQQYSLARPYGEWLKRQKIELKDIVESVHESQRVSPAIAGVVPASKDDDSMENMGIHGLLAPLKAFGYTVEALEMLLLPMAKDGIEALGSMGNDAPLAVMSNREKLTFEYFKQMFAQVTNPPIDPIREKIVTSMECMIGPEGDLTETTEEQCHRLSLKGPLLSIEEMEAIKKMDYRGWRSKVIDITYSVGHGRKGLEETLDRICSEAHDAIKEGYTALVLSDRAFSPKRVAVSSLLAVGAVHHHLVKRLERTRVALIVESAEPREVHHFCTLVGFGADATCPYLAIEAIWRLQVDGKIPPKPTGQFHSKDELVKKYFNASNYGMMKVLAKMGISTLASYKGAQIFEAVGLSSEVMERCFTGTPSRVEGATFEALANDALELHELAFPSRVLPAGSAEAVALPNPGDYHWRKGGEIHLNDPLAIAKLQEAARSNSVAAYKEYSRRIQELNKSCNLRGLLKFKDEVMGVPLEEVEPASEIVKRFCTGAMSYGSISLEAHSTLAIAMNKIGGKSNTGEGGEQPSRMDPLPDGSMNPKRSAIKQVASGRFGVSSYYLTNADELQIKMAQGAKPGEGGELPGHKVIGDIAVTRNSTAGVGLISPPPHHDIYSIEDLAQLIHDLKNANPGARISVKLVSEAGVGVIASGVVKGHADHVLISGHDGGTGASRWTGIKSAGLPWELGLAETHQTLVANDLRGRTVLQTDGQLKTGRDVAIAALLGAEEFGFSTAPLITLGCIMMRKCHKNTCPVGIATQDPVLREKFAGEPEHVINFFFMLAEEVREIMSQLGFRTLNEMVGRSDMLELNEDLVKNNEKLKNIDLSLLLRPAADIRPDAAQYCIQKQDHSLDMAMDNKLIDLSKAGIEKCVPVYVETGICNTNRAVGTMLSHEVTKRHSMVGLPADTIHIKFNGSAGQSFGAFVCPGITLELEGDSNDYVGKGLSGGKIIVYPPRESRFDAKENIVIGNVALYGATGGEAYFNGMAAERFCVRNSGAKAVVEGVGDHGCEYMTGGTVVVLGKTGRNFAAGMSGGIAFVLDMDSKFQSHCNSELVDLDKVENEDDILTLKMMIQQHQRHTNSKLAKEVLSNFDDLLPKFIKVFPRDYKRVLASMKEKETANIAAERTAREIEEQEEAELMGKDAFEELKKFSAGSLNKKANQVERVISVKRPTCVADAEKNGGFVRYEREGISYRDPNKRIYDWKEVMEELKPGPLLTTQSARCMDCGTPFCHQENSGCPLGNKIPEFNELVYQNRWREALDRLLETNNFPEFTGRVCPAPCEGSCVLGIIENPVSIKSIECTIIDKAFEEGWMVPRPPQMRTGKRVAVVGSGPAGLAAADQLNRMGHAVTVFERADRIGGLMMYGVPNMKADKVDVVQRRVDLMEKEGINFVVNANVGKDPSFSLDRLREEHDAIVLAVGATKPRDLPVPGRELSGVHFAMEFLHANTKSLLDSNLEDGNFISAKGKKVVVIGGGDTGTDCIGTSIRHGCSGLINLELLPQPPQSRAPNNPWPQWPRVFRIDYGHQEAAAKFGKDPRSYEVLTKRFVGDENGVVKGLEIVRVQWEKDPSGKFQFKEVEGSEEMIEADLVLLAMGFLGPESTIADKLGLEKDNRSNLKADYGRFSTSVEGVFAAGDCRRGQSLVVWAISEGRQAAAQVDKYLMEDTTGLPIDGRRQEDFVKREQDSNRQTVRT